CTTATAACAACAAACAAAACACAGTAGTAGGAGATTTAGGCACAAAGGTTGTTGAGCAGTTAGTAGAAACTGATGCTGCTAGAAATGGAGAGCATTTTGGTGACCATAAGAGCAGGCATGAATACTCAAATAAGAATTTCCCTGCTGAAGTAAACAAGGCAATGCGTAAGATATGGTTTGCCTATGGTGATTTGGGTTATGACGGAATTAATGGCAACAGAGCCAAGACAGTGGTAGATAATCTTAAAATAATAATTGAGTTTTTTGAAAAAAGGTTTGAAGTAGAAATCTATGAAAAGAATACTTAAAAAGATATCAAAAGAGCTTTCAAAAATTGAAGATGTAAAAGCTGTCATCCTTTATGGGAGTCTTGCCAGAGGAGAATTTACTTCAAGGTCAGACATTGATTTATTTATACTTACAACCGAAGATAAGAGCCTGAGGGAAGTGCAGGATAAAGTTATAGAGCTTGAATCAGAAATAGGCAGAAATATCCAGCCGACAATAAGAACCATAGTTGAATTGCAAAAGACAGATACAGGCTTGCTCCAGAACATCTTTCAGGAAGGAAAGATTCTCTATCTGAGAGAGCCATCCGACATACCATCTGCTATACTGCTGAAGCAGAAACCTTACCTGATTTATTCTTTTCAGATAAGCAACTTACTCCAAAAAGATAAGGTGCGATTTAACAGACAGCTTTACGAACAGATAAGAAAAGGATACAAGTATAAAGGTTTACTGCAGGAAATAGCCGGGCAGAAGCTTTCTGCGGGTTGTGTAATGATTCCTTATGAGCAAATGGGGAAGATTGAAAAATTCTTCAAGAAATTCAAAGTGCAGTTTGAACAGTTGAAAGTGTGGAAATAGGAATTACGATAAACGTCTAAGTGAAATTTTATGAGAGAGGGTTTTGGAATGGATAAGAATCAAGAATTTATTTTAGAGAAAATTAAATACGGATTAGCCAACAAGTATCCACCGGAAACGATGAGTAAAAAAGATGTTGAAAGATTGAATTGGGATGCTGATAACTATTCTAAAGTTCCATGGGAAGAATGGAGCGAATGGTCAAGAAAAATCCTTCGCTTTGCTCAGGAAGCTTTCACAAGCGGGAAACCATTACGGTTCCCGACAAGAATAATCACTTTATTTCTATCATCTCGCCGCAACTGGGACAATGCAAATAGCTTTGACCATCATCGTGATATTCTTTACCGCCAGGTTTAAACTGCTCAATATATTCTATGGGAACATTAATTTGATGCTTGCATTTGGAACAAGAATAATTGATTGTTCTGTCGGATTGTCCTTTGTTCTTTGGACTCTTTTTCCACCACATCCTTTCTCTCCTCTACCCATTTCCCATCCCTAAAGATATCATAAACTCTTCCGTATTTAGGATGCCACACCTCATAAAGAATAAGCTCTTCTCCACACTTGGGACATCTAAATGGATCTATGCCAAAACTCTTCTGGAGTCTGCTTCTATAGTCTCCAGAGGAAGACGATGTACCTAAAAAAGAAATGAATTCATGCGAAATAGCTTTTGTAAATCTAA
The bacterium DNA segment above includes these coding regions:
- a CDS encoding nucleotidyltransferase domain-containing protein; the protein is MKRILKKISKELSKIEDVKAVILYGSLARGEFTSRSDIDLFILTTEDKSLREVQDKVIELESEIGRNIQPTIRTIVELQKTDTGLLQNIFQEGKILYLREPSDIPSAILLKQKPYLIYSFQISNLLQKDKVRFNRQLYEQIRKGYKYKGLLQEIAGQKLSAGCVMIPYEQMGKIEKFFKKFKVQFEQLKVWK